A genomic window from Flavobacterium phycosphaerae includes:
- a CDS encoding Mrp/NBP35 family ATP-binding protein: MKLDRKEILSALETITIAGEGKNMVESGAVKNVLTFGNEVVVDLLISTPAMHIKKRAEDDIKKLIHEKFSPDAVVKVNIKVEAPANNPNEIKGKAIPGISNIIAVASGKGGVGKSTVTANLAVTLAKMGFKVGVLDADIYGPSMPIMFDVENEKPISIEVDGKSKMKPIESYEIKLLSIGFFTSPSQAVIWRGPMASKALNQMIFDADWGQLDFMLIDLPPGTGDIHLSIMQSLPITGAVVVSTPQAVALADAKKGVSMFMSDSINVPVLGIIENMAYFTPEELPNNKYYIFGKEGAKNLAADLQVPFLGEVPLVQSIREAGDYGRPAALQTASVIETVFEEITRNVVQETVNRNESLPPTEAIKITTMAGCSAVKGK; the protein is encoded by the coding sequence ATGAAATTAGATAGAAAAGAAATCCTTTCCGCTCTGGAAACGATTACCATAGCCGGCGAAGGAAAAAATATGGTAGAAAGCGGTGCCGTGAAAAACGTACTGACTTTTGGCAACGAAGTAGTAGTAGATTTACTCATCTCTACTCCGGCCATGCACATTAAAAAACGTGCCGAAGACGATATCAAAAAGTTAATCCACGAAAAATTCTCCCCAGATGCTGTGGTGAAAGTAAATATCAAAGTGGAAGCTCCGGCTAATAATCCAAACGAAATTAAAGGCAAAGCCATTCCGGGCATCAGCAATATTATTGCCGTAGCTTCAGGAAAAGGAGGGGTTGGAAAGTCAACCGTTACGGCTAATTTAGCAGTGACTTTGGCCAAAATGGGATTTAAAGTAGGGGTGCTTGATGCCGATATTTACGGTCCTTCGATGCCGATTATGTTTGATGTAGAAAATGAAAAACCCATCTCGATTGAAGTAGACGGCAAGTCAAAGATGAAGCCTATCGAAAGCTACGAAATCAAATTGCTTTCCATCGGGTTCTTTACTTCTCCGAGTCAGGCTGTGATTTGGCGTGGTCCTATGGCTTCCAAAGCGTTAAACCAAATGATATTTGATGCCGATTGGGGTCAGTTAGATTTTATGTTAATCGACTTACCTCCGGGAACTGGGGATATTCATCTTTCTATCATGCAGTCGTTACCTATCACGGGAGCGGTAGTGGTAAGTACACCACAAGCTGTAGCCTTGGCCGATGCTAAAAAAGGAGTATCCATGTTTATGTCGGATAGCATCAATGTTCCGGTATTAGGAATCATCGAAAATATGGCTTACTTCACCCCTGAAGAATTGCCTAACAATAAATATTACATCTTCGGAAAAGAAGGAGCTAAGAACCTGGCAGCCGATTTACAAGTGCCGTTTTTGGGCGAAGTACCTTTAGTACAAAGCATTCGTGAAGCTGGTGATTACGGTCGCCCGGCAGCCTTACAAACCGCCTCAGTCATTGAAACGGTTTTTGAAGAAATCACCCGAAACGTTGTACAGGAAACGGTAAACCGAAACGAAAGTTTACCCCCAACCGAAGCTATCAAAATAACCACCATGGCAGGATGTTCTGCTGTTAAAGGTAAATAA
- a CDS encoding MGMT family protein — MEANFFERVYAIARQIPEGKVTSYGAIAKALGTARSARMVGWAMNACHGRDDVPAHRVVNRIGVLSGKHHFDGTNLMQQLLENEGIEVVDNQIVNFDKHFWTPEVSQ; from the coding sequence ATGGAAGCTAATTTCTTTGAAAGAGTCTACGCCATAGCCCGACAAATTCCCGAAGGCAAAGTAACTTCCTACGGCGCTATTGCCAAAGCACTCGGCACGGCTCGTTCTGCCCGAATGGTCGGTTGGGCCATGAATGCCTGTCACGGTAGGGATGATGTTCCGGCTCACCGAGTAGTCAATCGCATTGGCGTGCTTTCCGGGAAACATCATTTTGACGGCACCAACTTAATGCAGCAATTACTCGAAAACGAAGGCATTGAAGTGGTCGATAATCAAATCGTCAATTTCGATAAACACTTTTGGACTCCTGAGGTGAGCCAATAG
- a CDS encoding lysine transporter LysE produces the protein MTYFLPLVLGFCIAFLAVILPGLINMTAAKISLQEGKSQALSFAIGASVVVFFQTFIAVLFARFISNHQEIVTTLQEIGILVFSLLSVYFFWVAKKPKKPKTNLKIKGKSNRFFFGMLLSTLNLLPIPFYVFASMGLSAAGYFSFDTLPVSFFVTGVVLGSFTVFYIYIVAFKKIEKKTEFMMKNINTIIGSVTTFMAVVTLLKLLYK, from the coding sequence ATGACCTACTTTTTGCCACTTGTACTGGGCTTTTGCATTGCTTTTTTGGCGGTTATCCTTCCGGGGTTAATCAACATGACAGCAGCCAAAATCAGTTTGCAGGAAGGCAAAAGCCAGGCGTTGAGTTTTGCCATAGGCGCTTCGGTAGTCGTGTTTTTTCAAACGTTTATTGCTGTACTTTTTGCTCGGTTTATCAGCAACCATCAGGAAATCGTAACCACCCTGCAAGAAATTGGCATCTTAGTTTTTTCGTTGCTCAGTGTTTACTTCTTCTGGGTAGCCAAAAAGCCCAAAAAGCCCAAAACCAACTTAAAGATAAAAGGAAAATCCAATCGTTTCTTTTTCGGAATGCTATTGTCAACACTCAACTTGCTGCCCATTCCATTCTACGTTTTTGCCAGCATGGGATTATCGGCGGCAGGGTACTTCAGTTTTGACACTCTTCCCGTTTCTTTTTTTGTTACCGGAGTGGTACTGGGCTCGTTTACTGTTTTCTACATCTACATCGTGGCCTTTAAAAAGATTGAAAAGAAAACCGAATTCATGATGAAAAACATCAACACCATTATCGGTTCGGTAACAACTTTTATGGCGGTGGTGACTTTACTCAAATTGCTTTACAAGTAA
- the trmB gene encoding tRNA (guanosine(46)-N7)-methyltransferase TrmB: MGSKNKLKRFKENETFENVFQPTREEVVGGQFPLKGKWSSDFFKNNNPIIIELGCGKGEYSVGLAERYPDKNFVGIDIKGARFWRGAKTAVDSGMHNVAFVRTQIELIHFIFAENEVDEIWITFPDPQIKYKRTKHRMTNSEFLQLYKKILKPDGVVNLKTDSEFMHGYTLGLLHGEGHEVLYANHNVYKNEGAPEVVTAIQTFYEKQYLEINKAITYIRFKIK, from the coding sequence GTGGGAAGTAAGAATAAATTAAAACGATTTAAGGAAAACGAGACTTTTGAAAACGTTTTCCAACCAACAAGAGAAGAAGTAGTAGGTGGGCAGTTTCCGCTTAAAGGCAAATGGAGCAGTGATTTTTTTAAGAACAACAATCCCATCATTATTGAGCTGGGTTGCGGTAAAGGCGAATATTCAGTAGGTTTGGCCGAACGCTATCCGGATAAAAACTTTGTGGGTATCGATATCAAAGGAGCCCGTTTTTGGCGTGGTGCTAAGACCGCGGTCGATTCAGGAATGCACAATGTGGCGTTTGTTCGTACCCAAATCGAATTGATTCACTTCATTTTTGCCGAAAACGAAGTGGATGAAATCTGGATTACGTTTCCCGACCCGCAAATCAAATACAAACGCACCAAACACCGCATGACCAACTCAGAGTTCCTGCAGTTGTACAAAAAAATCCTAAAACCGGACGGCGTGGTCAACCTAAAAACCGACAGCGAATTCATGCACGGCTATACCTTAGGTTTATTACACGGCGAAGGACACGAAGTGCTCTATGCCAATCACAATGTCTACAAAAACGAAGGCGCTCCGGAGGTGGTAACCGCTATCCAAACCTTCTACGAAAAACAATATTTGGAAATCAACAAAGCAATTACGTATATTCGTTTCAAAATCAAATAG